From Anopheles darlingi chromosome 2, idAnoDarlMG_H_01, whole genome shotgun sequence, the proteins below share one genomic window:
- the LOC125959416 gene encoding ryncolin-1-like, whose product MKDFNGTYGGTAGHSLVSGYKFSTPDRDNDAYSTHYTVDYEGAWWHFSNSNLNGRYKNTTDKKSIWWYSLKADYRGMNFTRMMIRES is encoded by the exons ATGAAGGATTTTAATGGCACTTACGG TGGCACTGCAGGACATTCGTTGGTATCCGGGTACAAGTTCTCAACACCGGATCGTGATAATGATGCTTACAGTACTCATTACACTGTTGATTATGAAGGCGCTTGGTGGCACTTTAGTAATTCCAATTTGAACGGACGCTACAAGAATACTACCGATAAGAAATCGATTTGGTGGTACTCTTTGAAAGCCGACTATCGAGGCATGAACTTCACCAGGATGATGATACGTGAATCGTGA
- the LOC125959418 gene encoding microfibril-associated glycoprotein 4-like — protein sequence MKLTICMALFCGSVYAATTSNPRPEDVEVELTTPKPIGFSETGMEKLMRRFDQLDRKLLDLQNVVKRHENTIQRLEQDVGRNLSVILDQQTSCATLEQALHSFKSRTPECVTPTINATQPKEAELPTYASCKDVPANVSGVYLIRINNASAPFKVYCEMDKFEGGWIVLQHRFNGSVDFNRNWDQYRDGFGELDSEFWIGLEHIHQLTTARKFELLVVLKDFYTNYGYARYSAFQVGSESDQYSLKTLGSYSGTAGDSLIQHKGKMFSTKDRDNDESLTDNYAVSYEGAWWHGGGYSSLNGPYENIDDFNSNWWFTLRNDIRGMSFSRMMIREI from the coding sequence ATGAAGTTGACCATTTGTATGGCATTGTTTTGTGGTAGTGTctacgcagcaacaacatccaaTCCACGTCCTGAAGATGTCGAAGTCGAACTTACAACACCGAAGCCAATAGGATTTTCGGAAACCGGAATGGAGAAGCTAATGCGCAGATTTGACCAATTGGATCGTAAGTTATTGGATCTGCAAAATGTGGTAAAGCGTCACGAAAACACTATACAACGCTTGGAGCAAGACGTCGGTAGAAACTTGAGTGTCATCCTTGATCAACAAACGTCTTGCGCAACCCTGGAACAGGCGTTGCATTCCTTCAAATCACGTACTCCGGAATGTGTCACACCAACAATAAATGCAACGCAACCGAAGGAGGCTGAACTCCCAACTTACGCATCGTGCAAGGATGTGCCCGCAAATGTTTCTGGAGTGTATCTTATCAGAATCAACAACGCCAGTGCACCGTTTAAAGTGTATTGTGAAATGGATAAATTCGAAGGAGGATGGATTGTACTACAACATCGCTTCaacggttcggttgattttAATCGGAATTGGGACCAATACCGAGACGGCTTTGGTGAGTTGGACAGCGAATTCTGGATAGGGTTGGAGCACATCCACCAACTCACAACCGCGCGGAAATTTgaattgctggtggtgctaaaGGACTTTTATACCAACTACGGGTACGCCCGTTACAGTGCATTCCAAGTGGGCAGTGAAAGTGATCAATACAGCCTTAAAACCCTGGGATCGTATAGCGGCACTGCAGGAGATTCGTTGATACAGCACAAGGGGAAGATGTTCTCGACCAAAGATCGCGACAATGATGAGTCTTTAACTGATAATTATGCTGTTTCCTACGAAGGCGCTTGGTGGCACGGTGGTGGCTATTCGAGTTTGAACGGACCTTATGAGAATATTGATGATTTCAATTCAAATTGGTGGTTCACTTTGCGAAACGACATTCGAGGAATGAGCTTCAGCAGAATGATGATACGCGAAATATAA